A DNA window from Methylobacterium sp. NMS14P contains the following coding sequences:
- a CDS encoding tyrosine-type recombinase/integrase has translation MFAWDSELKGFGVRVMRSGVASYLVKYRTIEGRQRKLAFARVGTVTPDEARGMAKEKLAATARGEDPSADRNRIRQAPTVAEVCDLYLEDAAGRVKPSMLAMDRSRIERHVKPLIGSRRVPAITSDDVEKLRRDIEAGRTARPRQGNGGVTTGGAGVAARTVGMIGTIMEFAIRKKLIATNPARGVWRQPDGKQDRFLSPVEIGRLGRAIRDALDDGETRTGIATLRFLLLTGLRRVEAAALPWQWVDERCSCIRFGDTKGGAQLRPIGAIAFAALPVQNGSPWAFPADRGPGHFVGLAKVLGRLCDRAGLHGVTVHVLRHTFAATAAEMGYSELVIAGLLGHRISGVTARYAHMPDPALVAAAEKVSAKIAERLIRPGR, from the coding sequence GTGTTTGCCTGGGATAGCGAGCTGAAGGGCTTCGGGGTCCGCGTCATGCGCTCGGGCGTGGCCAGCTATCTCGTGAAGTACCGTACGATCGAGGGGCGCCAGCGCAAGCTCGCATTCGCTCGGGTCGGGACCGTCACCCCGGACGAAGCCCGGGGAATGGCCAAAGAGAAGCTGGCGGCGACTGCCCGAGGGGAGGATCCATCGGCAGACCGCAATCGCATCCGGCAGGCGCCGACGGTGGCGGAGGTTTGCGACCTCTATCTTGAGGACGCGGCCGGGCGGGTGAAGCCCTCGATGCTCGCCATGGACCGAAGCCGGATCGAGCGACACGTGAAGCCGCTCATAGGCTCGCGGCGGGTTCCGGCCATCACCTCGGACGACGTCGAGAAGTTGCGTAGGGACATCGAGGCCGGCCGGACCGCCAGGCCGCGGCAGGGCAACGGCGGTGTCACGACTGGTGGCGCTGGCGTCGCGGCGCGCACGGTCGGCATGATCGGCACCATCATGGAGTTCGCGATCCGGAAGAAGCTGATCGCGACGAACCCCGCGCGTGGCGTGTGGCGACAGCCGGACGGCAAGCAGGATCGCTTCCTGTCGCCGGTAGAGATCGGTCGGCTCGGCCGCGCGATACGTGATGCCTTGGACGATGGCGAGACCCGAACAGGCATCGCCACTCTGCGCTTTCTGTTGCTCACCGGCCTGCGGCGGGTCGAGGCAGCCGCCCTCCCCTGGCAATGGGTCGACGAGCGGTGCAGCTGCATCCGGTTCGGCGACACAAAGGGCGGTGCTCAGCTCCGTCCGATCGGAGCCATCGCCTTCGCGGCCCTACCGGTTCAGAACGGCTCGCCGTGGGCATTTCCTGCCGACCGAGGCCCAGGACACTTCGTGGGGCTTGCGAAGGTCCTGGGCAGGCTCTGCGACCGCGCTGGCCTCCATGGCGTCACAGTGCACGTCCTGCGGCACACCTTCGCCGCCACGGCCGCCGAGATGGGCTACTCGGAGCTGGTGATCGCCGGGCTTCTCGGGCATCGAATTTCGGGCGTCACGGCGCGGTACGCCCACATGCCAGACCCGGCGCTTGTGGCCGCGGCCGAGAAGGTGTCCGCGAAGATCGCAGAGCGTTTAATACGCCCCGGCCGATGA
- a CDS encoding HIRAN domain-containing protein: MAVLAKFGQLQSNEPIILYPEPVTENGLYEFEYFVHSLRYMHPDALDWCRAAKAGTKLNPMLDVKNEVDPFAVAVRSSPGCILLGYVPTFFARDASLLLRRPEVADKAEIHVLEANPEVPAQMMLRCKFSSICPNDFVPMDSENFQLMRA; this comes from the coding sequence ATGGCAGTCCTTGCCAAATTCGGGCAGCTGCAAAGCAATGAACCAATTATCTTGTATCCTGAGCCTGTGACGGAAAATGGGCTCTACGAATTTGAATACTTTGTGCACTCGCTTCGCTACATGCATCCCGACGCACTTGATTGGTGCCGTGCTGCAAAGGCGGGCACCAAGTTAAACCCAATGCTAGACGTCAAGAATGAGGTTGATCCGTTCGCGGTAGCCGTTCGAAGTAGCCCCGGCTGCATTCTTCTGGGGTATGTTCCTACATTTTTTGCACGCGATGCCAGTCTTCTGCTGCGTCGACCAGAAGTGGCCGATAAGGCGGAGATCCACGTGCTAGAAGCAAATCCAGAGGTGCCCGCGCAGATGATGCTTCGCTGCAAATTTTCTTCAATCTGCCCCAATGACTTCGTGCCCATGGACTCAGAAAATTTTCAGCTCATGCGGGCCTAG